The Danio rerio strain Tuebingen ecotype United States chromosome 19, GRCz12tu, whole genome shotgun sequence genome includes the window GTAACAGGTGTGAACCAGAGCATTAAATTTCACCCTTACCTTCATTTGTTTGCAACAGATGAGAAGTGCCAACTTCAATACAGATCCTTATGTGCGTGAGTTTGGAGTCATGGTAAGAGACGATATGACTGAAGTCAATGGTCGGGTTCTTCAAGCACCGTCGATTCTCTATGGTGGAAGGGTAAGAATCTCCTCTGCTCAACTCAGCATTTGGTTGAATCCCTGTCTAATTTGGTCATGTCTTTGGCTGTTTCAGAACAAAGCAATAGCAACCCCAGTCCAGGGCGTGTGGGACATGAGGAACAAGCAGTTCCACACAGGGATTGAAATCAAAGTTTGGGCCATTGCCTGCTTTGCCCCACAGAGGCAGTGCACAGAACTCCTGCTGAAGTAAGTCaactttaaagtacacatgaaccagaagctgcgttcgctttttttttttcatattgtgatgcagtcgctatagaaacagaatattaaataagaaatcAGTTGCCGTGACTTGTTTTTTctgctgcaagctgattggatgtagcaaagtaggcatttcattcagaaagatcaggaaaggGCTTCGGGAGAGTTATTATAATCTAACAGTCATCACCTCATCAGTTCTGTTGGCTGTCAAAATTGACAGCTGAAGGAGAGTTGAGTATGTTGGCCACGCCCAATACCTTAGACAAACGTAATCTGAGAAGTTAACCAAAAAaccaggaagtgcattttcagatttcaattattaattattattattattattattattattattaataaaatgcacagataaattgttcaCCACAACTAGCAATATCAGCTaaaaaatcatatggttagttttgatttcattcatgcattcattcattttcttatcgtattagtccctttatcaatctggggtcgccacagcggaatgcaccgccaactttccagcacgtttttacgcagcggatgaccttccagctgcaatccatctctgggaaacatccccacacacccattcatacactacggacaatttagcttactcaattcacctgtactgcatgtctttggactgtgggggaaaccagagcacccgaaggaaacccatgcgaacccagggagaacatgcaaactccaggctcaaatcagtgacccagcgaccttcttgctgtgaggcgacagtgctacctactgcgccactactttGCCTGTTTTTATTTGTACCTTAATCTGCCTGTTTTGTCATAGAGAAATATTAGCATTTAAggaaattattttacaaaagtaaatacTGACCCAGATTTTTATACTATGTTTGTATCCTCAGGGCCTTCACTGACCAGCTTCGTAAGATCTCACGTGATGCTGGGATGCCCATTCAGGGCCAGCCGTGCTTTTGCAAATATGCCCAGGGAGCAGACAGTGTGGAGCCCATGTTCAAACACCTCAAGTACACTTATCAAGGGTTACAGTTGGTGGTGGTCATCTTACCCGGCAAGACTCCTGTTTAtggtaatttaattattattattattattttttttttcatctcataTCTTTAGTGTATTTTTTACACACTCTAAATGCTAAAATTCTTACAGCTGAGGTGAAGCGTGTTGGAGACACTGTTCTCGGCATGGCCACGCAGTGTGTCCAGGTGAAGAATGTGCAGAAGACCACACCTCAAACCCTTTCTAACCTCTGCCTCAAGATTAACGTCAAACTGGGTGGAGTCAACAACATTCTTCTTCCACAGGGCAGGTGAGGGCAGCTGTTACAAATGCCTTTGACATGCAGAAAGCTTGAGGCAATTTCTTGTTGTCCTTTACGTCCTTTGATGCTTTCCCATGAAActcaaagggttagttcactcgaAAATATGTAGTCTGTCACCCATTGATCATTCCAAACCTGTAAGACTTGGGTTATTCTTGGGAACAAAATTATCTCACTTTATTTTGTTAAGcaattatattcatttatagCAGCTCAGTCAATATGAATTGAGTTCACTACACCATATTGACCTTTTTCGGTCTAAGTTACTTTGACTTGCAATGGAAGGACAGAGATCTCAACAGATTTCATTACGTCTTAATTTGTGTTTCAAAGTTTAACCAAAAGTCGAATAGTTTGGGAACGatttaaggatgagttaatgataAGAGAATTAAGATTTTTGTTTGAACCATCCTTTCAAAATGACAGAATAATACagctattttctttttatttactttttattttattttttttttactttaatttttttgcactcgttattatatatatttttttaattatttatttatttatttatttatttttgtcttaggCCCTTGGTGTTCCAGCAACCAGTTATCTTTTTGGGTGCAGATGTGACTCATCCACCAGCTGGAGATGGCAAGAAACCCTCAATTGCTGCTGTAAGCCTGGCAAACCTCTGATATTTTAAGGCTGATAATGCTCATTGCACAATGCCAAGCAGTGCTAATACCACAAATGTGACCAATTTCTACTTGAAGTACACGATTTAAGGCTTTTAATGGGTTTCAGAAATGTTTTTAAGTATAATAATTTTACACGTACGGCATTTAGGTCGTTGGCAGTATGGATGCCCACCCAAGCAGATACTGTGCCACAGTGCGGGTGCAGCAGCACCGGCAGGACATCATTCAGGATCTGGCAACCATGGTCAGAGAGTTACTCATCCAGTTCTACAAATCCACACGCTTCAAACCAACACGCATCATCTACTACAGAGACGGCATCTCTGAAGGCCAGTTTAACCAGGTAAGCTGCAGGACAAGATCTCTTGTTAATACATGCTAAGTAGTACTGCAATGTATTATTTGAAGgcgacctattatgcaaaaatttaTTTTGTAAGGGGTTTGTGTGGTAACAGTCTGTGAATAAAACCAGCTTCTAAtgataaaaatttattaattctatttttttttaataatcacaccTAAGaaaactgcagaaacactttgactgacAGTCTCCCTTTGTATGTAACACTTTAGTTGACAGTCTCCCTTTATATGTGCCAtcagaggggaaagccccgcccactagtaagATCttaccctcattagcataggactttagtctttttttttatctgctaCTATGCTGatacatttgtagctccgccctcttttgaaaacaacacaatctaatttgaatttaaagcgacagccaCATAATCAGCACAATTATGACCAAAgcttaaaaggggcagtttcaaacattatttgtgtggtattttaatCTGAAAACTTTGCACACATTCTCCaaagacatcagagacttattttacttcttgtaaaaaggggcacaaTGCCTCCCCTTTTATTGTTGTCATCTTGTTTCGTCCTTGCAGGTTCTACAGCATGAGCTGCTGGCTATTCGTGAGGCCTGCATCAAGCTGGAGAAAGATTATCAGCCGGGTATCACCTTCGTTGTAGTACAGAAGAGACACCACACCAGACTCTTCTGCATGGACAGGAACGAACGGGTTTGTTATTATGCATCTAATCTCCATACAGGTGTCACTGGAGGGaatcacacatttacacacagatGATAACTTTCTGCATTCAAAGTGTAACAGTGGGAAAATAATATAGACCGTTtagagggatgtaaacaaaaacagtggtcccaacgtatttcctgttttacatttttctatCGCTTTCGagaatctaaaaagagccacatattgataaataatgtcatgATAGCTGTTTTAGCATGACGTTATGATTGAATcgtctcttgttacagttatgaaatagttttataacaagcaggaaatgttcatgggccaatgaacCAAGTACCAAGTAAAgctctagtttttttttaaatgtgtgcattAGGTTTGTCATCCACATGCAGAACACTTTATGTGCAGCTTGCATGCGTTTTGAATATTTTGTTGCACTACTAAATTGTTCCACAAGGTGTCAACACTAAATCAGGCTGTTTCACAGTCAAAAATATGGAGGCAAAACTAATGAAGACATTTTTTTATCCCTCATGAATTTTTGTTGTGACAAAGCACATGCATTGGACATTAGCAAATCTTTCAAGTGCCTATGTGTTTAGCATGTGTTTTTCCAATCTACTAAATGGAGTAGACTACTAATATActactactttaaaaaaaatctgttttaaaaacagtaaaataaatactttttaaggaAACATGGAAACCAAAGAGACATACAATACAAATGTCAAAGTCCACCGATTACAATCTTACTTTCGTATTTATTGTTGATAAAATGTTGCTATATATTTGTTAAGGGTTACATATCAAAGATCAACAGGCTCcagatatatataaaataaagtaccacaataaaattaaaacagtaGATTTCTTCTCAACCATTTACCCCTGTATGCAGAAATTTAGTAGGCTTGTTGTCTCAATGAAAATGTCAGTACTTCCATGTCATACACCTCTTTTACAATATCATGCCATTCACCTACAGATGGAGGATCTTCCTTGAGCCATTTCTTTGTAATTACCTTTGTAATTACCTTTTTTCTAGTTATTAGAAGTATGTTAAGAAGGTGTGCATCATTTTTGGTATTACTGAAGAGTAAATTCCCAGGTAcatagttttaaaattacattccaGATTCAGCCCCATTATTGCATTTATCTCTTTGTTCAAATCTTGCCAATAGGTGTGTATCACAATCCCAAAATATGTGGAAATGATCTGCCATTACATTTCCACATTTTCTCCAGCATTCAAAAGTTTTTTTATCTTTAGtttgaaagtattttatttaagCAAGTAGAATATACTTTGAAAGGCTACAAGTACATTTAAACATATACTTTGGACTTAAGTAATCTGTTAGCACATTCCCTTCAACaaattttcattttgtaattGTGAAACAGAGGACGTCTGCTAACCTTTTCTgacttgttttatgtttaatgcaTTTCATGTATTTTTGCATTTGCATTCAAGGTTGGAAAGAGTGGAAACATCCCTGCTGGCACCACTGTCGACACCAAAATTACTCATCCATTCGAGTTTGACTTTTATCTTTGCAGTCATGCTGGAATTCAGGTACCATTGAATATTAAtttatctgaatatatatatatataaatattaatgtttattCAGTGCATATAATCAGGTGAAGGTTATAGATAGTTCTTCAAAACTGCTAATTGTCCCCAGGGAACCAGTAGGCCGTCCCACTATCATGTGCTGTGGGACGACAACCATTTCACCTCTGACGAGCTGCAGGTCCTCACCTACCAGCTGTGCCACACCTATGTTCGCTGCACCCGCTCGGTCTCCATTCCTGCACCAGCCTATTACGCCCACTTGGTGGCGTTTCGCGCCCGCTACCACTTGGTTGACAAAGAACATGACAGGTACTGATGGCAAGAATTTTACTCTCCTAAAATGTATAGCATGGTTTATTACCAAAAAAATCTAAAGGTGTCTAGTCAATCTGAATTGGTCTGAACATGATGCTTTATAACAttaagacccaatcccaattctatttttgtactccTTCCCCTTGCCCCTTGAAACAGTGTGAAGGAGAGGGCTttcaaatttacccctaagaaatgagaCACCACTACAGCACCAGCACACATCATCATAAGTCATCGTGGTCTTTTACTACATATTAGATTGACAGTGATGACtgatgtagttattccagttgcgttatttttttggtatttatcttcaggaaattacTGAAGGCAATGATATGCTATCAAAACGATATAATGATGTAATAACTGTGGATCGTAACTTTagtgtgcatttacactgtggccatatttatctatgtaaacacaccaaaaacaacattaacattatagcagacgctGTTAAAAGCTCATTTCTGGTCACCAgccttttctgacagggtattcaagtgtcattgATTGACACCTTcaaactaaagagaattgggatacCCCTACCCTTAAGAGCTAAGGGGTGGAAGTTAGATTGGGCCTAAGAAGAGGCTCTATAGCCTTGTTTGGTTTTAATCTGCAtcgtatatataaatattacaatatattaatatatgttttaatgtGATTATCACATTGCAGAGGCAGAATTGTATTCAAATAAATATACATGCTAATGCTTTCCGACTCAGCATAGCATTCACATCACCTGATGTTAATGCATGAAAATGATGCTTCAGTCTTAAACTGGCaatgcatattttttacacattacttgattttattttactctgaacttaaaaatcatatttaacttgcaatgaatttttgtgtgaattttatctatttatattttatatatttgtataagtAACTTTTTTAGTGTAATATGAATTGGTTTTTATCATGgaatattttatgtatatccatTTTGCCACAAAATAGCCAtgagttgctgatgtggcaataaataaatacaaaatacatacatttattttatactaGAGTtgtatattacaatattttatttgttacatttttataaaggtaataaataaaacgataaattagttacatttattaaatgaccAATTATTATTCTTCAAAAATACTAAAATGTGTGCTTTTTCACTTACACTGGACAGATTTGGTGTAGGGTTAACTTTGAAACAGTTAGAAATTGGTAGAAAAAATGCAAAGAAAGGCAGTAATAGTGTTTTTTCCTTGTGAAACAAACTacagaaatcaaattaaagtattaaaacaataaaaacaggaAGTTttgttatgaatttattttttatttttatagaaagCCTTTTGAACGAGA containing:
- the ago2 gene encoding protein argonaute-2 (The RefSeq protein has 1 substitution compared to this genomic sequence), whose translation is MYPIGAAGATELFQGRPSSGSDVSAPASPPAPQEYVFKPPQRPDFGTMGRTIKLQANFFEMEIPKLEVYHYEIDIKPEKCPRGVNREIVEHMVQHFKTQIFGDRKPVYDGRKNLYTAMPLPIGRDKVELEVTIPGEGKDRSFKVAIKWMSCVSLQALHEALSGRLPNIPFETIQALDVVMRHLPSMRYTPVGRSFFTPSEGCSNPLGGGREVWFGFHQSVRPSLWKMMLNIDVSATAFYKAQPVIEFMCEVLDFKSIEEQQKPLTDSQRVKFTKEIKGLKVEITHCGQMKRKYRVCNVTRRPASHQTFPLQQENGQTIECTVAQYFKDKYKLVLRYPHLPCLQVGQEQKHTYLPLEVCNIVAGQRCIKKLTDNQTSTMIRATARSAPDRQDEISKLMRSANFNTDPYVREFGVMVRDDMTEVNGRVLQAPSILYGGRNKAIATPVQGVWDMRNKQFHTGIEIKVWAIACFAPQRQCTELLLKAFTDQLRKISRDAGMPIQGQPCFCKYAQGADSVEPMFKHLKYTYQGLQLVVVILPGKTPVYAEVKRVGDTVLGMATQCVQVKNVQKTTPQTLSNLCLKINVKLGGVNNILLPQGRPLVFQQPVIFLGADVTHPPAGDGKKPSIAAVVGSMDAHPSRYCATVRVQQHRQDIIQDLATMVRELLIQFYKSTRFKPTRIIYYRDGISEGQFNQVLQHELLAIREACIKLEKDYQPGITFVVVQKRHHTRLFCMDRNERVGKSGNIPAGTTVDTKITHPFEFDFYLCSHAGIQGTSRPSHYHVLWDDNHFTSDELQVLTYQLCHTYVRCTRSVSIPAPAYYAHLVAFRARYHLVDKEHDSAEGSHTSGQSNGRDQQALAKAVQIHQDTLRTMYFA
- the ago2 gene encoding protein argonaute-2 isoform X1, which produces MYPIGAAGATELFQGRPSSGSDVSAPASPPAPQEYVFKPPQRPDFGTMGRTIKLQANFFEMEIPKLEVYHYEIDIKPEKCPRRVNREIVEHMVQHFKTQIFGDRKPVYDGRKNLYTAMPLPIGRDKVELEVTIPGEGKDRSFKVAIKWMSCVSLQALHEALSGRLPNIPFETIQALDVVMRHLPSMRYTPVGRSFFTPSEGCSNPLGGGREVWFGFHQSVRPSLWKMMLNIDVSATAFYKAQPVIEFMCEVLDFKSIEEQQKPLTDSQRVKFTKEIKGLKVEITHCGQMKRKYRVCNVTRRPASHQTFPLQQENGQTIECTVAQYFKDKYKLVLRYPHLPCLQVGQEQKHTYLPLEVCNIVAGQRCIKKLTDNQTSTMIRATARSAPDRQDEISKLMRSANFNTDPYVREFGVMVRDDMTEVNGRVLQAPSILYGGRVRISSAQLSIWLNPCLIWSCLWLFQNKAIATPVQGVWDMRNKQFHTGIEIKVWAIACFAPQRQCTELLLKAFTDQLRKISRDAGMPIQGQPCFCKYAQGADSVEPMFKHLKYTYQGLQLVVVILPGKTPVYAEVKRVGDTVLGMATQCVQVKNVQKTTPQTLSNLCLKINVKLGGVNNILLPQGRPLVFQQPVIFLGADVTHPPAGDGKKPSIAAVVGSMDAHPSRYCATVRVQQHRQDIIQDLATMVRELLIQFYKSTRFKPTRIIYYRDGISEGQFNQVLQHELLAIREACIKLEKDYQPGITFVVVQKRHHTRLFCMDRNERVGKSGNIPAGTTVDTKITHPFEFDFYLCSHAGIQGTSRPSHYHVLWDDNHFTSDELQVLTYQLCHTYVRCTRSVSIPAPAYYAHLVAFRARYHLVDKEHDSAEGSHTSGQSNGRDQQALAKAVQIHQDTLRTMYFA